The following proteins are co-located in the Eublepharis macularius isolate TG4126 chromosome 5, MPM_Emac_v1.0, whole genome shotgun sequence genome:
- the FKBP8 gene encoding peptidyl-prolyl cis-trans isomerase FKBP8 isoform X2 — MASGGDSPDDVSSDWAGTSLDLTSPELAKASSSMMDSGEDFEVLDDEEEEDMNGLPPLEDVPTSKTTAAKDATEGSASEHPAEEGSPAVEEWMDVLGSGLLKKKVIVAGQGRETRPVKNQNVTIRLKATLEDGTVVEENPNLTFTLGDCDVIQALDLCVQLMETGETALILSDSKYCFGSQGRSPDVPPDAALTLEVELLAAQDAPDLELLSGKEKVDLANHKRERGNFHYQRGDYVLAINSYDVALKVIGSSSKVNFSSEEEAELLDVKVKCLNNLAASQLKLDHYEAALRSCNQVLEQQPDNIKALFRKGKVLAQQGRYSEAIPILKAALKLEPSNKAIPWKWLFGATAVALGGVALSVVIAARN, encoded by the exons ATGGCCTCCGGTGGGGACAGTCCTGATGACGTTTCTTCGGACTGGGCTGGCACTAGCCTCGACCTGACCTCACCAGAGCTCGCAAAAGCCAGCTCTTCCATGATGGACAGTGGCGAAGACTTTGAAGTCCTGGAtgatgaggaagaggaagacatGAATGGCCTTCCTCCACTGGAAGATGTGCCCACCAGCAAGACGACAGCAGCTAAAGATGCAACCGAAGGATCCGCATCAGAGCACCCTGCCGAGGAAGGCTCTCCTGCTGTGGAGGAGTGGATGGATGTACTGG GGAGCGGTTTGTTGAAGAAGAAAGTCATCGTTGCTGGGCAAGGCAGGGAGACCCGGCCGGTTAAGAATCAGAATGTTACAATTCGATTAAAAGCTACGCTGGAAGATGGCACGGTGGTGGAGGAGAATCCCAACCTCACGTTCACGCTGGGCGATTGCGATGTCATCCAG GCCTTGGACTTGTGTGTGCAGCTAATGGAGACGGGGGAAACAGCCCTCATTCTGTCGGATTCGAAGTATTGCTTTGGCTCACAGGGCAG AAGCCCGGATGTGCCTCCAGATGCAGCCCTCACACTTGAAGTGGAGCTGCTGGCGGCGCAGGACGCCCCAGACTTAGAACTGCTCAGTGGGAAAGAGAAAGTAGATTTAGCCAACCACAAGAGGGAACGGGGCAACTTCCACTACCAGCGAGGAGATTACGTGTTGGCCATCAACTCTTACGACGTTGCCCTGAAGGTTATTGGCTCCAGTTCCAAAG TCAACTTCAGCTCAGAGGAGGAGGCCGAGCTGTTGGACGTGAAGGTGAAGTGTCTGAACAACTTAGCTGCGTCTCAGTTAAAACTAGACCATTACGAAGCGGCCTTGAGATCCTGCAATCAGGTGCTGGAGCAGCAGCCAGacaacataaaagccctctttcGGAAAGGAAAG GTCTTGGCTCAGCAAGGGAGGTACAGCGAGGCAATCCCTATCCTGAAGGCAGCGTTGAAGCTGGAGCCATCCAATAAG